A stretch of the Gracilinanus agilis isolate LMUSP501 chromosome 4, AgileGrace, whole genome shotgun sequence genome encodes the following:
- the SCAMP3 gene encoding secretory carrier-associated membrane protein 3 isoform X1 encodes MALNENSGNPFAEPNEFDNPFQDPAVTQHRPSPQYATLDVYNPFENRESPPSYEPPAPLPPPTVQPHQQPSRKLSPTEPKNYGSYNTQASAAAAIAELLKRQEELNRKAEELDRRERELRHAALGGSATRQNNWPPLPSFCPVQPCFFQDISMEIPQEFQKTVSTMYYLWMCSTVALLLNFLACLACFCVTPISSGSSFGLSILWALLFTPCSFVCWYRPMYKAFRSDSSFNFFVFFFIFFVQDVIYVLAAIGIPTSGFSGWISALVMLKLNTVVAVLMLLVALFFTGIAVLGIVMLKRIHSLYRRTGASFQKAQQEFAAGVFSNPAVRTAAANAAAGAANNAFRAP; translated from the exons GACCCAGCTGTAACCCAGCACCGACCCAGCCCCCAGTATGCCACACTCGATGTCTACAACCCCTTTGAGAACCGTGAG TCACCACCATCCTATGAGCCACCTGCCCCGTTGCCTCCACCTACAGTCCAGCCCCACCAGCAGCCCTCCAGAAAACTTAGCCCTACAGAACCCAAGAATTATGGCTCCTATAACACTCAG GCTTCAGCTGCAGCAGCCATAGCAGAACTTCTGAAAAGGCAGGAGGAGCTCAATcgaaaggcagaggaactagacCGTCGGGAGAGGGAGTTGCGACATGCAGCCCTGGGGGGTTCTGCCA CCCGACAGAACAACTGGCCCCCACTGCCCTCATTTTGCCCTGTCCAACCCTGCTTTTTCCAAGACATCTCCATGGAAATTCCCCAGGAGTTCCAGAAGACAGTGTCTACTATGTACTACCTCTGGATGT GCAGTACTGTGGCCCTTCTCCTGAATTTCCTTGCCTGCCTGGCCTGTTTCTGTGTGACCCCCATTTCCAGTGGCTCTAGCTTTGggctctctatcctctgggcCCTGCTCTTCACACCCTGCTCCTTTGTCTGCTGGTACCGCCCTATGTACAAAGCTTTCAG GAGTGACAGTTCATTCAATTTCTtcgttttcttcttcattttcttcgtCCAGGACGTGATATACGTGCTGGCGGCTATTGGCATCCCAACATCAGGATTCAG TGGCTGGATCTCTGCCCTGGTGATGCTGAAGCTGAACACAGTTGTGGCTGTCCTCATGCTCCTAGTAGCCTTGTTCTTCACTGGCATCGCTGTGCTGGGCATTGTGATGCTGAAGCGG ATCCACTCCCTGTACCGCCGCACCGGTGCCAGTTTCCAGAAGGCCCAGCAGGAATTTGCTGCCGGTGTATTCTCCAACCCTGCAGTCCGAACAGCTGCTGCCAATGCTGCTGCGGGTGCTGCCAACAATGCCTTCCGGGCCCCATGA
- the SCAMP3 gene encoding secretory carrier-associated membrane protein 3 isoform X2: protein MALNENSGNPFAEPNEFDNPFQSPPSYEPPAPLPPPTVQPHQQPSRKLSPTEPKNYGSYNTQASAAAAIAELLKRQEELNRKAEELDRRERELRHAALGGSATRQNNWPPLPSFCPVQPCFFQDISMEIPQEFQKTVSTMYYLWMCSTVALLLNFLACLACFCVTPISSGSSFGLSILWALLFTPCSFVCWYRPMYKAFRSDSSFNFFVFFFIFFVQDVIYVLAAIGIPTSGFSGWISALVMLKLNTVVAVLMLLVALFFTGIAVLGIVMLKRIHSLYRRTGASFQKAQQEFAAGVFSNPAVRTAAANAAAGAANNAFRAP, encoded by the exons TCACCACCATCCTATGAGCCACCTGCCCCGTTGCCTCCACCTACAGTCCAGCCCCACCAGCAGCCCTCCAGAAAACTTAGCCCTACAGAACCCAAGAATTATGGCTCCTATAACACTCAG GCTTCAGCTGCAGCAGCCATAGCAGAACTTCTGAAAAGGCAGGAGGAGCTCAATcgaaaggcagaggaactagacCGTCGGGAGAGGGAGTTGCGACATGCAGCCCTGGGGGGTTCTGCCA CCCGACAGAACAACTGGCCCCCACTGCCCTCATTTTGCCCTGTCCAACCCTGCTTTTTCCAAGACATCTCCATGGAAATTCCCCAGGAGTTCCAGAAGACAGTGTCTACTATGTACTACCTCTGGATGT GCAGTACTGTGGCCCTTCTCCTGAATTTCCTTGCCTGCCTGGCCTGTTTCTGTGTGACCCCCATTTCCAGTGGCTCTAGCTTTGggctctctatcctctgggcCCTGCTCTTCACACCCTGCTCCTTTGTCTGCTGGTACCGCCCTATGTACAAAGCTTTCAG GAGTGACAGTTCATTCAATTTCTtcgttttcttcttcattttcttcgtCCAGGACGTGATATACGTGCTGGCGGCTATTGGCATCCCAACATCAGGATTCAG TGGCTGGATCTCTGCCCTGGTGATGCTGAAGCTGAACACAGTTGTGGCTGTCCTCATGCTCCTAGTAGCCTTGTTCTTCACTGGCATCGCTGTGCTGGGCATTGTGATGCTGAAGCGG ATCCACTCCCTGTACCGCCGCACCGGTGCCAGTTTCCAGAAGGCCCAGCAGGAATTTGCTGCCGGTGTATTCTCCAACCCTGCAGTCCGAACAGCTGCTGCCAATGCTGCTGCGGGTGCTGCCAACAATGCCTTCCGGGCCCCATGA
- the FAM189B gene encoding protein FAM189B isoform X2 — protein sequence MPSPSDSSHSLTSRPSTRGLTHLRLHRPWLQALLTLGLAQVILGVLVVTFSMVASSVTSTENIKRSYPSWAGFSISFFSLLSVLCVMLSLAGSVLSCKNAQLARDFQECSMEGKVCVCCPSFHLPRPCRDSGQELKISFSTNCADALGALKNLLFSVCGLTVCAAIVCALSAIVCCIQIFSLDLVHTQLAPEHSASGTLGPLGCVSPPAPLLHTMLDLEEFVPPVPPPPYYPPEYTCSSETDAQSITYNGSMDSPVPLYPTDCPPSYEAVMGLRGDSQATLFDPQLHDSSCICDRVASIVDVSMDSGSLVLSAIGDLPGGSSPSEDSCLLELQGSVRSVDYVLFRSIQRSRAGYCLSLDCGLRGPFEDSPLPPRPPRAARSYSCSAPEAPPTLGAPTAARSCHRLEGWPPWAGPCFPEIRRRGPRGGGRGEAPPARPPVRRFSDSSGSLTPPGHRPPQPAPALLLRSHSDPGIATSSETADFRDLYTKVLEEEAASLSSADTGLCSEACLFRLAPCPSPKLLRARSAEKRRPVPTWRKVPLPSGPAPAHSLGDLKGSWPGRGIVTRFLQISRRVQESSGHGVHGHKQVQRSPWGRPGRESLHLRSCGDLSSGSSLRRLLSGRRLERATRPHSVNGGSQESRL from the exons ATGCCCTCACCTAGTGATTCAAGCCATTCACTGACTAGCCGACCGAGTACCAGAGGCCTCACCCATCTCCGGCTCCACAGGCCTTGGCTCCAAGCTCTGCTCACACTGGGGCTGGCCCAGGTGATACTAGGTGTCCTGGTGGTCACCTTCAGCATGGTGGCTTCTTCAGTCACCTCCACAGAAAACATAAAGAGGTCCTACCCATCTTGGGCTGGCTTCTCG ATCTCCTTCTTCTCCCTGCTTTCCGTGCTCTGTGTCATGCTCAGCCTGGCTGGCTCCGTCCTTTCCTGTAAGAATGCTCAGTTGGCACGAGATTTCCAAGAGTGCTCAATG GAAGGAAAGGTCTGTGTCTGCTGCCCCTCTTTTCACTTGCCCAGACCCTGCAGGGACTCCGGACAGGAGCTGAAAATATCCTTTAGCACAAATTGTGCTGATGCTCTAGGGGCTCTCAAG AACCTCCTGTTCAGTGTCTGTGGCCTCACTGTCTGTGCTGCCATTGTCTGTGCCCTCTCTGCTATTGTTTGCTGCATCCAGATATTCTCTCTCGACCTTGTACATACG CAG ctGGCCCCTGAGCACTCAGCTTCAGGTACTCTAGGGCCCCTGGGCTGCGTGTCTCCCCCAGCTCCTCTGCTCCACACCATGCTGGACCTGGAAGAGTTTGTGCCCCCAGTGCCCCCACCTCCGTATTATCCCCCAGAGTATACCTGCAGCTCAGAGACTGATGCTCAGAG CATCACCTACAATGGATCTATGGACAGCCCAGTGCCCCTGTATCCCACCGATTGCCCCCCATCCTATGAGGCTGTCATGGGACTTCGAGGAGATAGCCAG GCCACACTATTTGATCCACAGCTTCACGATAGTTCCTGTATCTGTGATCGGGTGGCTTCCATTGTGGATG TGTCCATGGACAGTGGGTCCCTAGTGCTGTCAGCCATTGGAGACCTCCCCGGCGGTTCTAGCCCATCTGAGGACTCTTGCCTGCTGGAGCTGCAGGGCTCTGTACGTTCCGTGGACTATGTCCTCTTCCGATCCATCCAGCGTAGCCGGGCTGGCTattgcctcagcctggattgtgGGCTCCGGGGCCCCTTCGAAGATAGCCCTCTGCCCCCAAGACCACCCCGAGCTGCCCGATCCTACTCCTGCTCTGCCCCAGAAGCCCCACCGACACTGGGTGCCCCCACTGCTGCCCGCAGTTGCCACCGGCTAGAAGGCTGGCCACCCTGGGCTGGGCCGTGTTTCCCAGAAATCCGTCGACGGGGGCCTCGGGGAGGTGGTCGAGGAGAGGCACCTCCAGCCCGGCCACCTGTCCGCCGATTCAGTGACAGCTCAGGCTCTCTCACCCCCCCTGGGCACCGGCCTCCTCAGCCGGCTCCTGCCTTGCTGCTTCGATCTCATAGTGACCCAGGCATCGCCACCTCCAGTGAGACTG CTGATTTCAGGGACCTTTATACCAAAGTGCTTGAGGAGGAAGcagcttctctctcctctgcagACACAG GGCTCTGCTCTGAAGCCTGCCTCTTCCGCCTTGCCCCCTGCCCTTCCCCCAAGTTGTTACGTGCCCGCTCAGCTGAGAAGCGGCGTCCAGTGCCCACCTGGCGAAAGGTGCCTCTGCCTTCTGGGCCTGCACCTGCCCACTCATTGGGGGATTTGAAGGGCAGTTGGCCTGGACGTGGCATAGTAACTCGTTTCCTCCAGATATCCAGGAGGGTACAGGAGTCCAGTGGGCATGGTGTCCATGGTCATAAGCAG GTACAACGAAGCCCTTGGGGCCGGCCTGGACGTGAAAGCCTCCACCTTCGAAGCTGTGGGGACCTCAGTTCTGGCTCATCTCTTCGCCGCCTTCTGTCTGGCCGTAGGCTAGAAAGAGCTACCCGCCCTCATAGTGTCAATGGGGGCAGCCAAGAAAGCAGGCTCTGA
- the FAM189B gene encoding protein FAM189B isoform X1, translating into MPSPSDSSHSLTSRPSTRGLTHLRLHRPWLQALLTLGLAQVILGVLVVTFSMVASSVTSTENIKRSYPSWAGFSLAFSGVVGIVSWKRPFTLVISFFSLLSVLCVMLSLAGSVLSCKNAQLARDFQECSMEGKVCVCCPSFHLPRPCRDSGQELKISFSTNCADALGALKNLLFSVCGLTVCAAIVCALSAIVCCIQIFSLDLVHTLAPEHSASGTLGPLGCVSPPAPLLHTMLDLEEFVPPVPPPPYYPPEYTCSSETDAQSITYNGSMDSPVPLYPTDCPPSYEAVMGLRGDSQATLFDPQLHDSSCICDRVASIVDVSMDSGSLVLSAIGDLPGGSSPSEDSCLLELQGSVRSVDYVLFRSIQRSRAGYCLSLDCGLRGPFEDSPLPPRPPRAARSYSCSAPEAPPTLGAPTAARSCHRLEGWPPWAGPCFPEIRRRGPRGGGRGEAPPARPPVRRFSDSSGSLTPPGHRPPQPAPALLLRSHSDPGIATSSETADFRDLYTKVLEEEAASLSSADTGLCSEACLFRLAPCPSPKLLRARSAEKRRPVPTWRKVPLPSGPAPAHSLGDLKGSWPGRGIVTRFLQISRRVQESSGHGVHGHKQVQRSPWGRPGRESLHLRSCGDLSSGSSLRRLLSGRRLERATRPHSVNGGSQESRL; encoded by the exons ATGCCCTCACCTAGTGATTCAAGCCATTCACTGACTAGCCGACCGAGTACCAGAGGCCTCACCCATCTCCGGCTCCACAGGCCTTGGCTCCAAGCTCTGCTCACACTGGGGCTGGCCCAGGTGATACTAGGTGTCCTGGTGGTCACCTTCAGCATGGTGGCTTCTTCAGTCACCTCCACAGAAAACATAAAGAGGTCCTACCCATCTTGGGCTGGCTTCTCG CTGGCATTCTCAGGGGTAGTTGGCATCGTATCATGGAAGCGACCATTCACTCTAGTG ATCTCCTTCTTCTCCCTGCTTTCCGTGCTCTGTGTCATGCTCAGCCTGGCTGGCTCCGTCCTTTCCTGTAAGAATGCTCAGTTGGCACGAGATTTCCAAGAGTGCTCAATG GAAGGAAAGGTCTGTGTCTGCTGCCCCTCTTTTCACTTGCCCAGACCCTGCAGGGACTCCGGACAGGAGCTGAAAATATCCTTTAGCACAAATTGTGCTGATGCTCTAGGGGCTCTCAAG AACCTCCTGTTCAGTGTCTGTGGCCTCACTGTCTGTGCTGCCATTGTCTGTGCCCTCTCTGCTATTGTTTGCTGCATCCAGATATTCTCTCTCGACCTTGTACATACG ctGGCCCCTGAGCACTCAGCTTCAGGTACTCTAGGGCCCCTGGGCTGCGTGTCTCCCCCAGCTCCTCTGCTCCACACCATGCTGGACCTGGAAGAGTTTGTGCCCCCAGTGCCCCCACCTCCGTATTATCCCCCAGAGTATACCTGCAGCTCAGAGACTGATGCTCAGAG CATCACCTACAATGGATCTATGGACAGCCCAGTGCCCCTGTATCCCACCGATTGCCCCCCATCCTATGAGGCTGTCATGGGACTTCGAGGAGATAGCCAG GCCACACTATTTGATCCACAGCTTCACGATAGTTCCTGTATCTGTGATCGGGTGGCTTCCATTGTGGATG TGTCCATGGACAGTGGGTCCCTAGTGCTGTCAGCCATTGGAGACCTCCCCGGCGGTTCTAGCCCATCTGAGGACTCTTGCCTGCTGGAGCTGCAGGGCTCTGTACGTTCCGTGGACTATGTCCTCTTCCGATCCATCCAGCGTAGCCGGGCTGGCTattgcctcagcctggattgtgGGCTCCGGGGCCCCTTCGAAGATAGCCCTCTGCCCCCAAGACCACCCCGAGCTGCCCGATCCTACTCCTGCTCTGCCCCAGAAGCCCCACCGACACTGGGTGCCCCCACTGCTGCCCGCAGTTGCCACCGGCTAGAAGGCTGGCCACCCTGGGCTGGGCCGTGTTTCCCAGAAATCCGTCGACGGGGGCCTCGGGGAGGTGGTCGAGGAGAGGCACCTCCAGCCCGGCCACCTGTCCGCCGATTCAGTGACAGCTCAGGCTCTCTCACCCCCCCTGGGCACCGGCCTCCTCAGCCGGCTCCTGCCTTGCTGCTTCGATCTCATAGTGACCCAGGCATCGCCACCTCCAGTGAGACTG CTGATTTCAGGGACCTTTATACCAAAGTGCTTGAGGAGGAAGcagcttctctctcctctgcagACACAG GGCTCTGCTCTGAAGCCTGCCTCTTCCGCCTTGCCCCCTGCCCTTCCCCCAAGTTGTTACGTGCCCGCTCAGCTGAGAAGCGGCGTCCAGTGCCCACCTGGCGAAAGGTGCCTCTGCCTTCTGGGCCTGCACCTGCCCACTCATTGGGGGATTTGAAGGGCAGTTGGCCTGGACGTGGCATAGTAACTCGTTTCCTCCAGATATCCAGGAGGGTACAGGAGTCCAGTGGGCATGGTGTCCATGGTCATAAGCAG GTACAACGAAGCCCTTGGGGCCGGCCTGGACGTGAAAGCCTCCACCTTCGAAGCTGTGGGGACCTCAGTTCTGGCTCATCTCTTCGCCGCCTTCTGTCTGGCCGTAGGCTAGAAAGAGCTACCCGCCCTCATAGTGTCAATGGGGGCAGCCAAGAAAGCAGGCTCTGA
- the FAM189B gene encoding protein FAM189B isoform X3, protein MPSPSDSSHSLTSRPSTRGLTHLRLHRPWLQALLTLGLAQVILGVLVVTFSMVASSVTSTENIKRSYPSWAGFSNLLFSVCGLTVCAAIVCALSAIVCCIQIFSLDLVHTLAPEHSASGTLGPLGCVSPPAPLLHTMLDLEEFVPPVPPPPYYPPEYTCSSETDAQSITYNGSMDSPVPLYPTDCPPSYEAVMGLRGDSQATLFDPQLHDSSCICDRVASIVDVSMDSGSLVLSAIGDLPGGSSPSEDSCLLELQGSVRSVDYVLFRSIQRSRAGYCLSLDCGLRGPFEDSPLPPRPPRAARSYSCSAPEAPPTLGAPTAARSCHRLEGWPPWAGPCFPEIRRRGPRGGGRGEAPPARPPVRRFSDSSGSLTPPGHRPPQPAPALLLRSHSDPGIATSSETADFRDLYTKVLEEEAASLSSADTGLCSEACLFRLAPCPSPKLLRARSAEKRRPVPTWRKVPLPSGPAPAHSLGDLKGSWPGRGIVTRFLQISRRVQESSGHGVHGHKQVQRSPWGRPGRESLHLRSCGDLSSGSSLRRLLSGRRLERATRPHSVNGGSQESRL, encoded by the exons ATGCCCTCACCTAGTGATTCAAGCCATTCACTGACTAGCCGACCGAGTACCAGAGGCCTCACCCATCTCCGGCTCCACAGGCCTTGGCTCCAAGCTCTGCTCACACTGGGGCTGGCCCAGGTGATACTAGGTGTCCTGGTGGTCACCTTCAGCATGGTGGCTTCTTCAGTCACCTCCACAGAAAACATAAAGAGGTCCTACCCATCTTGGGCTGGCTTCTCG AACCTCCTGTTCAGTGTCTGTGGCCTCACTGTCTGTGCTGCCATTGTCTGTGCCCTCTCTGCTATTGTTTGCTGCATCCAGATATTCTCTCTCGACCTTGTACATACG ctGGCCCCTGAGCACTCAGCTTCAGGTACTCTAGGGCCCCTGGGCTGCGTGTCTCCCCCAGCTCCTCTGCTCCACACCATGCTGGACCTGGAAGAGTTTGTGCCCCCAGTGCCCCCACCTCCGTATTATCCCCCAGAGTATACCTGCAGCTCAGAGACTGATGCTCAGAG CATCACCTACAATGGATCTATGGACAGCCCAGTGCCCCTGTATCCCACCGATTGCCCCCCATCCTATGAGGCTGTCATGGGACTTCGAGGAGATAGCCAG GCCACACTATTTGATCCACAGCTTCACGATAGTTCCTGTATCTGTGATCGGGTGGCTTCCATTGTGGATG TGTCCATGGACAGTGGGTCCCTAGTGCTGTCAGCCATTGGAGACCTCCCCGGCGGTTCTAGCCCATCTGAGGACTCTTGCCTGCTGGAGCTGCAGGGCTCTGTACGTTCCGTGGACTATGTCCTCTTCCGATCCATCCAGCGTAGCCGGGCTGGCTattgcctcagcctggattgtgGGCTCCGGGGCCCCTTCGAAGATAGCCCTCTGCCCCCAAGACCACCCCGAGCTGCCCGATCCTACTCCTGCTCTGCCCCAGAAGCCCCACCGACACTGGGTGCCCCCACTGCTGCCCGCAGTTGCCACCGGCTAGAAGGCTGGCCACCCTGGGCTGGGCCGTGTTTCCCAGAAATCCGTCGACGGGGGCCTCGGGGAGGTGGTCGAGGAGAGGCACCTCCAGCCCGGCCACCTGTCCGCCGATTCAGTGACAGCTCAGGCTCTCTCACCCCCCCTGGGCACCGGCCTCCTCAGCCGGCTCCTGCCTTGCTGCTTCGATCTCATAGTGACCCAGGCATCGCCACCTCCAGTGAGACTG CTGATTTCAGGGACCTTTATACCAAAGTGCTTGAGGAGGAAGcagcttctctctcctctgcagACACAG GGCTCTGCTCTGAAGCCTGCCTCTTCCGCCTTGCCCCCTGCCCTTCCCCCAAGTTGTTACGTGCCCGCTCAGCTGAGAAGCGGCGTCCAGTGCCCACCTGGCGAAAGGTGCCTCTGCCTTCTGGGCCTGCACCTGCCCACTCATTGGGGGATTTGAAGGGCAGTTGGCCTGGACGTGGCATAGTAACTCGTTTCCTCCAGATATCCAGGAGGGTACAGGAGTCCAGTGGGCATGGTGTCCATGGTCATAAGCAG GTACAACGAAGCCCTTGGGGCCGGCCTGGACGTGAAAGCCTCCACCTTCGAAGCTGTGGGGACCTCAGTTCTGGCTCATCTCTTCGCCGCCTTCTGTCTGGCCGTAGGCTAGAAAGAGCTACCCGCCCTCATAGTGTCAATGGGGGCAGCCAAGAAAGCAGGCTCTGA